A region from the Longimicrobiaceae bacterium genome encodes:
- the ileS gene encoding isoleucine--tRNA ligase, whose protein sequence is MSKRYPDLPASTTALEEEILGRWKEEDTFTRSLEKTRDGEPFVFYEGPPTANGRPGIHHVFSRTIKDSVARFRTMQGRHVPRMAGWDTHGLPVEIEAEKKLGISGKREIEEVGIARFNEVCRESVLQYTDEWERFSARIGYWLDYSRPYVTYHADYVETVWWLVKQIADRGLVYRGHKILPYCPRCGTGLSSHEVALGYRDVKDPSLYVILPVLGEDGEPDGRELLVWTTTPWTLVSNTALAVNPELEYAEVEHEGRRLILASARVPALFGAEATVSRTMPAGELVGLRYERPFDWVETAGFAEDSVARAWHVYPAEWVNAEDGTGIVHTAPAFGADDYALGQEQGLPVFNPVDDRGAFRAEIPLVGGTFVKEADTDLVIELKKRGQVFRSSREEHSYPHCWRCGSPLLYMARDSWFIRTTEVRGDLLANNAEIRWHPPEMGSGRFGEWLENNVDWAISRNRYWGTPLPIWVCEADSRHVEVLGSFGELRAKVGALPDPFDPHRPFIDEHAWGCEHPGCSGTMRRIPEVIDVWFDSGAMPWAQHHYPFENRETQERQFPADFISEGVDQTRGWFYALLAISTLLGRGPSYRNVVVNDLILDAEGQKMSKSRGNVVNPWDAMEQFGADAIRWYLLSSSNPWVPKRFDPEGVREVQRKTFDTLRNTYRFFALYANLERWAPGQADAVSAERSVLDRWLVSRLATVAREVGAEMEAYNLTRAVRLLGDFVTDDLSNWYVRRSRDRFWGAAESPDARAAFATLYGALVVVARLMAPVAPFFSDWLHRALTGGSVHLAAFPEARERARDEALERGMEAVRTLATLGRAAREEVGIRVRQPLGTLYAVVPDGYAVGGELLEIARDELNVKRVDFMDRAEELVTFSARPNFKALGARLGKQTPKVANAIRELPSDALASFRRGGALSVQVDGQEVPVGPGDLEIVQTARGELQVQAEGGFTAALDPTVTPELRAEGLARELVNRVQRLRKDAGLEVSDRIRLGVAGGGELRAALERFGDFVAGETLATELAVQADGLGDGGYAEVREVDLDGVPATIGVAKA, encoded by the coding sequence GTGAGCAAGCGATATCCCGATCTCCCGGCCTCCACCACGGCGCTCGAGGAAGAGATCCTCGGCCGGTGGAAGGAGGAGGACACCTTCACCCGCTCGCTCGAAAAGACGCGGGACGGGGAGCCGTTCGTGTTCTACGAGGGCCCGCCGACCGCCAACGGGCGCCCGGGGATCCACCACGTCTTCTCGCGCACCATCAAGGACTCGGTGGCGCGCTTCCGCACCATGCAGGGGCGCCACGTCCCGCGCATGGCCGGGTGGGACACGCACGGCCTCCCGGTGGAGATCGAGGCGGAGAAGAAGCTGGGGATCAGCGGGAAGCGGGAGATCGAGGAGGTCGGGATTGCGCGCTTCAACGAGGTGTGCCGCGAGAGCGTGCTCCAGTACACCGACGAGTGGGAGCGCTTCTCGGCGCGCATCGGCTACTGGCTGGACTACTCGCGCCCCTACGTCACCTACCACGCGGACTACGTCGAGACCGTGTGGTGGCTGGTGAAGCAGATCGCCGACCGCGGCCTGGTCTACCGGGGGCACAAGATCCTCCCGTACTGCCCGCGCTGCGGCACCGGGCTCTCCAGCCACGAGGTCGCGCTCGGCTACCGCGACGTCAAGGACCCGTCGCTGTACGTGATCCTCCCCGTCCTCGGGGAGGACGGGGAGCCGGACGGGCGCGAGCTACTGGTGTGGACCACCACGCCCTGGACGCTGGTCTCCAACACGGCGCTCGCCGTGAACCCGGAGCTGGAGTACGCCGAGGTGGAGCACGAGGGACGCCGCCTGATCCTGGCGAGCGCCCGCGTGCCCGCCCTCTTCGGCGCGGAGGCGACGGTCTCGCGCACCATGCCGGCCGGCGAGCTGGTGGGGCTGCGCTACGAGCGCCCCTTCGACTGGGTGGAGACGGCGGGGTTCGCGGAGGATTCGGTGGCGCGGGCGTGGCACGTGTACCCGGCGGAGTGGGTCAACGCGGAGGACGGGACGGGGATCGTGCACACCGCCCCGGCGTTCGGCGCGGACGACTACGCGCTCGGGCAGGAGCAGGGCCTCCCGGTGTTCAACCCGGTGGACGACCGCGGCGCCTTCCGGGCGGAGATCCCGCTCGTCGGCGGGACCTTCGTGAAGGAGGCGGACACCGACCTGGTGATCGAGCTGAAGAAGCGCGGCCAGGTCTTCCGCTCGTCCCGCGAGGAGCACTCGTACCCGCACTGCTGGCGCTGCGGGAGCCCGCTCCTGTACATGGCCCGCGACTCGTGGTTCATCCGCACCACCGAGGTGCGCGGCGACCTGCTCGCCAACAACGCCGAGATCCGCTGGCACCCGCCGGAGATGGGGAGCGGGCGCTTCGGCGAGTGGCTGGAGAACAACGTCGACTGGGCCATCTCCCGGAACCGCTACTGGGGGACGCCGCTCCCCATCTGGGTCTGCGAGGCCGACTCCCGGCACGTGGAGGTGCTCGGCTCGTTCGGCGAGCTGCGCGCAAAGGTCGGCGCGCTCCCCGACCCGTTCGATCCGCACCGCCCGTTCATCGACGAGCACGCCTGGGGGTGCGAGCACCCGGGCTGCTCGGGGACGATGCGGCGCATCCCGGAGGTGATCGACGTCTGGTTCGACTCCGGGGCCATGCCCTGGGCGCAGCACCACTATCCGTTCGAGAACCGGGAGACCCAGGAGCGTCAGTTCCCGGCGGACTTCATCAGCGAGGGCGTGGACCAGACGCGGGGGTGGTTCTACGCGCTCCTGGCGATCTCCACGCTCCTGGGCCGCGGTCCGTCGTACCGGAACGTGGTTGTCAACGACCTGATCCTAGACGCCGAGGGACAGAAGATGTCCAAGTCCCGGGGGAACGTGGTGAACCCCTGGGACGCCATGGAGCAGTTCGGCGCGGACGCGATCCGCTGGTACCTGCTCTCGTCGTCCAACCCCTGGGTGCCCAAGCGCTTCGACCCGGAGGGCGTGCGCGAGGTGCAGCGGAAGACCTTCGACACGCTGCGCAACACCTACCGCTTCTTCGCGCTCTATGCCAACCTGGAGCGGTGGGCCCCGGGCCAGGCGGACGCCGTGTCGGCGGAGCGCTCCGTGCTGGACCGCTGGCTCGTGTCGCGCCTGGCGACGGTGGCGCGGGAGGTGGGCGCCGAGATGGAGGCGTACAACCTCACCCGCGCCGTCCGCCTGCTGGGAGACTTCGTCACCGACGACCTCTCCAACTGGTACGTGCGCCGCTCGCGCGACCGCTTCTGGGGGGCGGCGGAGAGCCCGGACGCGCGCGCCGCCTTCGCGACGCTGTACGGCGCGCTGGTCGTGGTCGCGCGGCTGATGGCGCCGGTCGCGCCGTTCTTCTCCGACTGGCTGCACCGCGCGCTCACCGGCGGGAGCGTGCACCTGGCCGCCTTCCCCGAAGCGCGGGAGCGCGCGCGCGACGAGGCGCTGGAGCGCGGGATGGAGGCGGTGCGCACCCTGGCGACGCTGGGGCGCGCCGCGCGCGAGGAGGTGGGGATCCGCGTCCGGCAGCCGCTGGGGACGCTGTACGCGGTGGTGCCCGACGGCTACGCCGTGGGCGGCGAGCTGCTGGAGATCGCCCGCGACGAGCTGAACGTGAAGCGGGTGGACTTCATGGACCGGGCGGAGGAGCTGGTGACCTTCTCCGCGCGCCCCAACTTCAAGGCGCTCGGCGCGCGCCTGGGGAAGCAGACGCCCAAGGTGGCGAACGCCATCCGCGAGCTCCCCTCGGACGCGCTGGCATCGTTCCGGCGCGGGGGCGCCCTCTCGGTCCAGGTGGACGGCCAGGAGGTTCCGGTCGGCCCCGGGGACCTGGAGATCGTCCAGACCGCGCGCGGCGAGCTGCAGGTGCAGGCGGAGGGCGGCTTCACCGCCGCGCTCGACCCCACCGTCACGCCGGAGCTGCGCGCCGAGGGGCTCGCCCGCGAGCTGGTGAACCGCGTGCAGCGCCTGCGCAAGGACGCCGGGCTGGAGGTGTCCGACCGGATCCGGCTGGGCGTCGCGGGCGGCGGCGAGCTGCGCGCCGCGCTGGAGCGCTTCGGCGACTTCGTCGCGGGGGAGACGCTGGCGACGGAGCTCGCGGTGCAGGCGGACGGGCTCGGGGACGGCGGGTACGCCGAGGTGCGCGAGGTGGACCTGGACGGCGTGCCGGCGACGATCGGGGTGGCGAAGGCGTAG
- a CDS encoding DUF4142 domain-containing protein produces the protein MNRMLMGMMAVAALAACGGEQQGGQTGADAAATAPAETAPAAAPATGAVTDPQIADIVVAANQVDIAAGELAQSRASNPQVKEFAQRMITDHTGVNQAASDLVTRLGVTPEPNPTSQQLRQGGEQNRSQLQGLSGSEFDRAYIGHEVTYHQQVLDAINNTLIPNAQNAELKALLQQTAPAVEAHLQHARQIQSSLGQS, from the coding sequence ATGAACAGGATGCTGATGGGGATGATGGCGGTGGCCGCGCTGGCCGCCTGCGGCGGGGAGCAGCAGGGCGGCCAGACCGGAGCCGACGCGGCGGCAACGGCTCCGGCGGAGACCGCGCCTGCAGCGGCTCCCGCCACGGGAGCGGTCACGGACCCGCAGATCGCGGACATCGTGGTGGCCGCCAACCAGGTGGACATCGCCGCGGGCGAGCTGGCGCAGTCCAGGGCCAGCAATCCGCAGGTGAAGGAGTTCGCGCAGCGCATGATCACCGACCACACGGGGGTCAACCAGGCGGCCTCGGACCTGGTCACCCGTCTGGGTGTCACGCCGGAGCCGAACCCTACCAGCCAGCAGCTCCGCCAGGGCGGAGAGCAGAACCGCAGCCAGCTGCAGGGGCTGAGCGGGTCGGAGTTCGACCGGGCCTACATCGGCCACGAGGTCACGTACCACCAGCAGGTGCTGGACGCGATCAACAACACGCTCATCCCCAACGCGCAGAACGCCGAGCTGAAGGCGCTCCTGCAGCAGACCGCGCCCGCCGTGGAGGCGCACCTGCAGCACGCCAGGCAGATCCAGTCCTCCCTGGGGCAGAGCTGA
- a CDS encoding ArsR family transcriptional regulator: MQATRWIERLLASTRGQIIASLRRSSRTVNELANELDLTDNAVRSHLAALERDGLVQQGRSAPQGVGKPAYVYSLTPEADALLPKAYAPVLGLLLGVLAERHGPEELDELLREVGRRAAAGRTEAEQDIRMRIDAAYGILGELGGVADLEESDGAVVIRGYSCPLAAVVPGNPQVCHLAETLLTELVGVPVREHCEKGERPRCCFEIPLG; the protein is encoded by the coding sequence ATGCAGGCGACCCGATGGATCGAACGACTGCTGGCGAGCACCCGAGGGCAGATCATCGCCTCGCTCCGTCGCTCCAGCCGTACGGTGAACGAGCTCGCGAATGAGCTCGACCTCACCGACAATGCCGTACGCTCCCACCTGGCAGCGCTGGAGCGGGACGGGCTGGTGCAACAGGGGAGGAGTGCGCCCCAGGGAGTCGGGAAGCCGGCGTACGTCTACAGCCTTACGCCGGAGGCCGACGCCCTGCTCCCCAAGGCGTACGCCCCGGTCCTGGGGCTCCTGCTGGGTGTGCTGGCCGAACGGCACGGGCCCGAGGAGCTGGACGAACTGCTGCGCGAAGTGGGCCGCCGTGCGGCTGCCGGACGCACCGAAGCGGAGCAGGACATCCGTATGCGGATCGACGCTGCCTACGGCATCCTGGGAGAGCTGGGGGGGGTGGCGGACCTAGAGGAATCGGATGGCGCCGTCGTGATCCGCGGGTACAGCTGCCCGCTCGCGGCCGTGGTGCCAGGGAACCCGCAGGTGTGCCACCTGGCGGAGACGCTCCTCACGGAGCTGGTAGGGGTGCCGGTGCGGGAGCACTGCGAGAAGGGCGAACGCCCCCGCTGCTGCTTCGAGATCCCGCTGGGCTGA
- a CDS encoding DivIVA domain-containing protein, whose protein sequence is MIDLTPLDVRKKKGDFARAMRGYDPARVDDFLDLVAQRMEELVRENGTLGARVDGLSVSITEYRERERALNDALVSAQQMREEMREQAQREAELILREARAEGERIVEDAKRQVLTASEALRRLQGQRTRFLRLFRALVERQLAEVEEEEARFRENLRGSDAGRLGPGGGPAPTAERPEDAEFTAREG, encoded by the coding sequence ATGATCGACCTGACGCCGCTCGACGTACGCAAGAAGAAGGGCGACTTCGCCCGCGCCATGCGCGGCTACGACCCGGCCCGGGTGGACGACTTCCTCGACCTCGTCGCGCAGCGGATGGAGGAGCTGGTCCGCGAGAACGGCACGCTCGGCGCGCGGGTGGACGGCCTCTCGGTGTCCATCACCGAGTACCGCGAGCGCGAGCGGGCGCTGAACGACGCGCTCGTCTCCGCGCAGCAGATGCGCGAGGAGATGCGAGAGCAGGCCCAGCGCGAGGCGGAGCTGATCCTGCGCGAGGCCCGCGCGGAGGGCGAGCGGATCGTGGAGGACGCCAAGCGGCAGGTGCTCACCGCCTCCGAGGCGCTGCGGCGGCTCCAGGGCCAGCGGACCCGCTTCCTGCGCCTCTTCCGCGCTCTGGTCGAGCGGCAGCTCGCGGAGGTGGAGGAGGAGGAGGCGCGCTTCCGGGAGAACCTCCGCGGGAGCGACGCCGGGCGCCTGGGGCCAGGGGGCGGGCCCGCGCCGACGGCCGAGCGGCCGGAGGATGCAGAGTTCACGGCACGGGAGGGCTGA
- a CDS encoding Rieske (2Fe-2S) protein, whose translation METTGILGPRGADDEGCEGCAATGRRDFLRQAVGVAAGALAALGLSPEHARALPVEWATPLHEAGNELTLPIPSRDGATIYKEHSLILARYAGAVYAFSLACPHQRAALRWMEDEERFQCSKHKSRYRPNGVYISGRATRSMDRFALRRQGDSMVVSLSRLFREDRDRDAWNGAVVWLSEK comes from the coding sequence ATGGAAACGACGGGAATCCTGGGGCCCAGGGGTGCGGACGACGAGGGCTGCGAGGGGTGTGCGGCCACCGGCCGGCGCGACTTCCTGCGGCAGGCGGTCGGGGTGGCGGCGGGCGCGCTGGCGGCGCTGGGGCTCTCGCCCGAGCACGCCCGCGCGCTGCCGGTGGAATGGGCCACGCCGCTCCACGAGGCCGGAAACGAGCTCACGCTTCCCATCCCCTCGCGGGACGGGGCCACCATCTACAAGGAGCACAGCCTGATCCTGGCGCGCTACGCGGGCGCGGTGTACGCGTTCTCGCTCGCCTGTCCGCACCAGCGCGCGGCACTCCGGTGGATGGAGGACGAGGAACGTTTCCAGTGCTCCAAGCACAAGTCCAGGTACCGTCCTAACGGCGTGTACATCTCCGGGCGCGCCACCCGCAGCATGGACCGCTTCGCCCTGCGCCGCCAGGGCGACAGCATGGTGGTGAGCCTTTCGCGGCTCTTTCGCGAGGACCGGGACCGGGATGCCTGGAACGGTGCCGTAGTCTGGCTCAGCGAGAAATAG
- a CDS encoding plastocyanin/azurin family copper-binding protein encodes MYLERLALTTVMAVVLAACGGGGGGTPVEPNPPGQNPPAEPTSSATVVTSASAFSPKEVNLLRGGTVTWNIGAVAHNVIFNKVAGAPEDVGVISNAQVSRTFNTAGSFPYDCTLHAGMTGTVNVK; translated from the coding sequence ATGTACCTGGAACGTCTTGCGCTCACGACCGTGATGGCAGTCGTGCTTGCAGCCTGCGGCGGAGGAGGGGGGGGAACCCCGGTCGAGCCCAACCCTCCCGGCCAGAACCCACCTGCCGAGCCGACCTCCAGCGCCACGGTCGTCACCAGCGCGTCGGCGTTCAGCCCGAAAGAGGTGAACCTCCTCAGAGGCGGGACCGTGACCTGGAACATCGGGGCCGTCGCGCACAACGTCATCTTCAACAAGGTGGCCGGAGCGCCCGAAGACGTCGGGGTGATCAGCAACGCGCAGGTCTCGCGCACCTTCAACACCGCCGGCAGCTTCCCGTATGACTGCACGCTGCACGCGGGAATGACCGGCACCGTCAACGTGAAGTAG
- a CDS encoding purine-nucleoside phosphorylase: MAESRVAGEVAEAVAAIRERSGAAPSVAVILGTGLGGLAERIQVETTIPYDEIPHFPLSTVESHTGRLLLGTLGGKPVVAMQGRFHRYEGYTLQQVTFPVRVMRALGAETLVVSNACGGMNPFWAPGDLVLISDHLNLLGDNPLIGANDEALGPRFPDMSEPYSLALQELAVQVALERKIPLRRGVYVAVPGPNLETRAEYRMLRLLGADVVGMSTVPEVIVAVHGGMRVVGISIITDACMPDALEPVDIARIIATAQGAEPSLTELVEGIVERLGDGA, from the coding sequence GTGGCGGAGTCCAGGGTGGCGGGGGAGGTCGCGGAGGCGGTGGCGGCGATCCGGGAGCGGAGCGGGGCGGCGCCCTCGGTCGCGGTGATCCTGGGGACGGGGCTGGGCGGGCTGGCGGAGCGGATCCAGGTGGAGACGACCATCCCCTACGACGAGATCCCGCACTTCCCACTCTCCACAGTGGAGTCGCACACCGGGCGGCTCCTGCTGGGGACGCTCGGCGGAAAGCCGGTCGTCGCCATGCAGGGGCGCTTTCACCGGTACGAGGGCTACACGCTGCAGCAGGTGACCTTCCCCGTGCGGGTGATGCGGGCGCTGGGGGCGGAGACGCTGGTGGTGTCCAACGCCTGCGGGGGGATGAACCCGTTCTGGGCGCCGGGCGACCTGGTGCTGATCTCGGACCACCTCAACCTCCTGGGCGACAACCCGCTGATCGGCGCGAACGACGAGGCGCTGGGCCCGCGCTTTCCGGACATGTCGGAGCCGTACAGCCTGGCGCTGCAGGAGCTCGCCGTGCAGGTCGCCCTCGAAAGGAAGATCCCGCTGCGCCGCGGCGTCTACGTGGCCGTCCCCGGGCCCAACCTGGAGACCCGCGCCGAGTACCGGATGCTCCGCCTGCTGGGCGCGGACGTGGTGGGGATGTCCACCGTGCCGGAGGTGATCGTGGCGGTGCACGGCGGGATGCGGGTGGTGGGGATCTCCATCATCACCGACGCCTGCATGCCGGACGCGCTGGAGCCGGTGGACATCGCCCGGATCATCGCCACCGCGCAGGGCGCCGAGCCCAGCCTGACGGAGCTGGTGGAGGGGATCGTCGAGCGGCTGGGGGACGGGGCATAG
- a CDS encoding YggS family pyridoxal phosphate-dependent enzyme, which translates to MQPSSLSARVEEVRERVERARERAGRTGPVTLVAVTKTRPAAAVRAVREAGVEDVGENRVPELEEKVAEVGREAVRWHLIGHLQRNKVRKALPLFDLLHSLDSHRLAEVVSAEAERAGTTVRALVQVNSAGEETKGGFAPEEAVEAVGRICALPGLRIEGVMTMAPFTDDEAVLRRAFGTTRRLWEEAARQVPAFRPLHLSMGMSNDFEIAVEEGSTLVRVGTVLFGERDR; encoded by the coding sequence ATGCAACCGTCGTCGTTGTCGGCCCGGGTGGAGGAGGTGCGGGAGCGCGTCGAGCGCGCCAGGGAGCGTGCGGGGAGGACCGGGCCCGTCACGCTGGTCGCGGTCACCAAGACGCGGCCGGCGGCAGCCGTACGCGCCGTTCGCGAGGCGGGGGTGGAGGACGTGGGCGAGAACCGCGTCCCGGAGCTGGAAGAGAAGGTGGCGGAGGTCGGCCGGGAGGCGGTCCGCTGGCACCTGATCGGCCACCTGCAGCGCAACAAGGTGCGGAAGGCGCTCCCCCTCTTCGACCTGCTCCATTCGCTGGACTCCCACCGGCTGGCGGAGGTGGTGTCCGCGGAGGCGGAGCGGGCCGGGACCACGGTGCGGGCGCTGGTGCAGGTCAATTCCGCGGGGGAGGAGACCAAGGGCGGCTTCGCGCCGGAGGAGGCGGTGGAGGCGGTGGGGCGGATCTGCGCTCTGCCGGGGCTGCGGATCGAGGGGGTGATGACCATGGCGCCCTTCACCGACGACGAGGCGGTGCTGCGGCGCGCCTTCGGGACCACCCGGCGGCTCTGGGAGGAGGCTGCGCGGCAGGTCCCGGCCTTCCGTCCGCTGCACCTCTCGATGGGGATGAGCAACGACTTCGAGATCGCCGTGGAGGAGGGAAGCACCCTCGTCCGCGTGGGAACCGTTCTGTTCGGGGAGCGCGATCGATGA